One part of the Bradyrhizobium sp. CB1650 genome encodes these proteins:
- a CDS encoding metallophosphoesterase, producing MWRSSRSRRSAAKPRLPDGIRVYALTDIHGCSDLLRSMFTVIDRDLMTIGRRRAIHIFLGDYIDRGPDPSGTIELLIERARKHESIFLKGNHETFLFEVLKNPKLLENWRQYGGLQTLTSYGVQPPLNPTVKEQEELIDQLSAAIPMHHRMFFKHLRASFICGDFFFAHAGIRPGLPLASQREDDLLWIRDEFLLSEKKHEKYIIHGHTPVRAPDIRLNRANIDTGAYATGNLTLLTIQGNRLLAF from the coding sequence ATGTGGAGATCGTCACGCTCAAGGAGATCGGCCGCAAAGCCCCGGTTGCCGGACGGTATCCGCGTCTACGCTCTGACCGACATCCATGGCTGCTCAGATCTACTCAGGTCCATGTTCACGGTGATCGATCGTGACCTGATGACCATCGGCCGGAGGCGAGCCATTCATATATTCTTGGGAGACTACATTGACCGCGGCCCGGATCCCTCCGGGACAATCGAGCTCTTGATCGAACGAGCCCGGAAGCATGAGTCGATCTTTCTCAAGGGTAATCACGAGACGTTCCTGTTCGAGGTCCTCAAGAATCCCAAGCTGCTTGAGAACTGGAGACAATATGGCGGTCTTCAAACGCTGACCTCTTACGGTGTTCAGCCGCCGTTGAACCCGACCGTGAAGGAGCAGGAGGAATTGATCGATCAGCTTTCAGCGGCAATCCCCATGCATCATCGGATGTTTTTTAAACATCTGCGCGCCAGCTTCATCTGCGGAGATTTCTTTTTCGCCCATGCCGGTATAAGGCCGGGACTGCCGCTGGCCAGTCAACGCGAGGACGACCTGCTCTGGATTCGGGATGAGTTTTTGCTGAGCGAGAAGAAGCACGAGAAATACATCATCCACGGACACACGCCCGTCCGGGCGCCGGACATTCGGCTCAATCGCGCCAACATTGACACAGGTGCCTACGCCACGGGGAACCTGACGCTGCTGACCATCCAAGGCAACCGGCTCCTGGCATTTTGA
- a CDS encoding undecaprenyl-phosphate glucose phosphotransferase, protein MAVTTYGSESYYSVLSNRRGALQRPLQVALIAGDFFAVLLSYYAASALYRLLVAERESSIGAGLVVAAVYVTIAYFQGVYDHHRLLNTVWQLRKTLAVWVISLTILTVEAFLLKSSADLSRATTLLFAATGGVALSGLRVLWRFALTSSYAKGRLVDRKVVLLSLKPLDFTSGRFKDLRKHGFNVVRHFVLDPSEEGAGWDREIRDVVRQARAADAEEYLLVVDWDEMPLLQKLSQHLRVVPQPIRLLPDFPIADLVSRPFQPVSGTIAIEIQRAPLTVFERAQKRCLDIGLASFALLMLAPLLVTAAIMIKLDSKGKVIFKQSRRGFSGKQFEIWKFRSMTVAENGHTVTQAKRIDARVTRVGRVLRRTSIDELPQLWNVLRGEMSLVGPRPHALAHDNYYDELISNYIYRHHMKPGLTGWAQVNGFRGETPTIDLMEKRVEYDVWYVSNWSIWLDLKIMARTAAALMFQEAY, encoded by the coding sequence ATGGCTGTAACAACTTATGGTTCGGAAAGCTACTACTCGGTCTTATCGAACCGTCGCGGTGCCCTCCAAAGACCCCTTCAAGTCGCGCTGATCGCCGGTGACTTCTTCGCCGTCCTGCTCAGCTACTACGCGGCGAGTGCTCTGTACCGCCTGCTCGTCGCCGAACGGGAGTCGTCGATCGGAGCCGGTCTCGTCGTTGCTGCGGTGTACGTGACGATCGCGTACTTCCAAGGCGTCTACGATCATCATCGCCTGCTGAACACGGTCTGGCAGCTTCGCAAGACGCTGGCCGTCTGGGTGATCTCGCTGACCATTCTCACCGTCGAGGCGTTTCTGCTGAAGTCGTCCGCCGATCTGTCGCGCGCGACCACCCTGCTGTTCGCCGCGACCGGCGGCGTCGCTCTGAGCGGGCTACGCGTACTGTGGCGCTTCGCTCTGACGTCAAGCTATGCCAAGGGCCGTCTCGTCGACAGGAAGGTTGTTCTCCTTAGCCTCAAGCCGCTCGATTTCACGTCTGGCCGATTCAAGGATCTGCGCAAGCACGGGTTCAACGTCGTGCGGCACTTCGTGCTGGATCCGTCCGAGGAGGGCGCGGGATGGGATCGCGAGATTCGCGATGTCGTGCGTCAGGCCCGCGCGGCCGACGCGGAAGAATATCTTCTGGTCGTCGACTGGGACGAAATGCCGCTTCTGCAGAAGCTGAGCCAGCACCTGCGCGTCGTCCCTCAGCCGATCCGCCTTCTGCCCGACTTTCCGATCGCCGATCTGGTCTCGCGTCCGTTCCAGCCGGTGAGCGGCACGATTGCGATCGAGATTCAGCGTGCGCCGCTCACCGTGTTCGAGCGTGCGCAGAAGCGCTGCCTGGATATCGGCCTTGCGTCGTTCGCGTTACTAATGCTGGCGCCGCTGCTGGTGACGGCCGCGATAATGATCAAGCTGGATTCGAAGGGCAAGGTCATCTTCAAGCAGTCGCGGCGCGGGTTCAGCGGCAAGCAGTTCGAGATCTGGAAGTTTCGCTCGATGACGGTGGCGGAGAATGGTCATACCGTCACGCAGGCGAAGCGAATCGACGCACGAGTCACGCGCGTCGGACGCGTGCTGCGGCGGACCAGCATCGACGAACTGCCGCAGCTTTGGAACGTGCTGCGCGGCGAGATGTCGCTGGTCGGCCCGCGGCCACATGCGCTCGCGCACGACAACTATTACGATGAGCTGATCAGCAACTACATCTACCGGCATCACATGAAACCGGGCCTGACCGGATGGGCGCAGGTCAATGGTTTCCGTGGCGAAACACCGACCATCGACTTGATGGAAAAGCGCGTGGAGTATGACGTCTGGTACGTCAGCAACTGGAGTATCTGGCTCGACCTGAAGATCATGGCGCGAACGGCAGCGGCCTTGATGTTCCAGGAAGCCTACTAG
- a CDS encoding metallophosphoesterase family protein, which translates to MLTTATQSSPRPRLPNGVRVYAISDIHGCAHLLEQMFGVIDADMSNSRPYRAIEVFLGDYIDRGPDTRRTLDLLIRRSHRRNTVFLKGNHEAYFTSVLGDPSRVTDWFGFGGLQTMMSYGLSASPNLTKGEQSELVRELASAMPPQHIAFLRQLRPTFTCGDFFFVHAGVRPGIPLSEQRESDLLWIRDEFLRSKKRFGKYVVHGHTPVRQAELLENRANIDTGAYATGNLTLLSIQGSSMLAI; encoded by the coding sequence ATGCTCACGACTGCGACCCAAAGCTCGCCCCGGCCGAGACTGCCAAACGGCGTTCGCGTTTATGCGATCAGCGATATCCACGGCTGTGCGCATCTGCTCGAGCAAATGTTCGGCGTCATCGATGCGGACATGTCAAACAGCCGGCCATATCGTGCGATCGAGGTCTTTCTCGGTGACTACATTGATCGTGGACCGGACACCCGCCGCACCCTCGATCTTCTCATCAGGCGCAGCCACCGTCGCAATACGGTTTTTCTCAAGGGCAATCACGAAGCCTACTTCACCTCCGTGCTGGGCGATCCCTCGCGCGTCACTGACTGGTTTGGTTTCGGCGGACTCCAGACCATGATGTCATACGGGCTGTCGGCCTCGCCCAATCTCACCAAGGGCGAACAGTCCGAGCTCGTGCGCGAGCTCGCCTCGGCAATGCCTCCACAGCACATCGCCTTCCTGCGTCAGCTACGTCCGACGTTCACCTGCGGCGACTTCTTCTTCGTTCACGCGGGCGTCCGCCCCGGCATCCCCCTGTCCGAGCAGCGTGAATCGGACCTGTTGTGGATCAGGGACGAATTTCTCCGGAGCAAGAAGCGCTTCGGCAAATATGTCGTGCACGGCCATACGCCGGTACGCCAGGCCGAGCTGCTCGAAAATCGTGCCAATATCGATACCGGAGCCTATGCCACCGGCAATCTGACCCTGCTGTCCATTCAGGGCAGCAGCATGCTCGCAATCTAG
- a CDS encoding VanZ family protein, translating into MRRNHLIAAAVICLALIVYATLARMAGRPALAGHAEAYWVVVIERFSAYGLLGFLLSFLLPGRFMLACTLVVAVAVGLEVMQALTPDRDARLLDVFQKAAGGIVGVLLAQTILAFLPRAPS; encoded by the coding sequence ATGCGTCGAAACCATCTCATCGCGGCCGCGGTCATCTGCCTTGCGCTCATCGTCTACGCCACGCTCGCAAGGATGGCCGGCAGGCCTGCCCTCGCGGGCCACGCCGAGGCCTATTGGGTCGTCGTCATCGAGCGCTTCAGCGCCTACGGACTGTTGGGATTTCTGCTGTCGTTCCTGCTGCCCGGACGCTTCATGCTGGCCTGCACGCTCGTGGTGGCCGTTGCCGTCGGGCTCGAGGTGATGCAAGCGCTGACACCCGACCGCGATGCGCGCCTCCTGGATGTATTTCAAAAAGCCGCAGGCGGCATCGTCGGCGTCCTCCTGGCCCAGACGATCCTAGCCTTCCTGCCAAGAGCACCGTCCTAG